A section of the Tenrec ecaudatus isolate mTenEca1 chromosome 10, mTenEca1.hap1, whole genome shotgun sequence genome encodes:
- the SMG8 gene encoding nonsense-mediated mRNA decay factor SMG8 has product MAGPVSLREFLMGAAGSAGSDSPAGAPAEGGERAAGGAEPPWREDEICVVGIFGKTALRLTSEKFSLVNTVCDRQVFPLFRHQDPGDPEPGVKAEVGAVGEAGGAGDPGTGDAARGGAAAATTEGNPPEAGTQDYSLLQAYYNQESKVLYLLLTSICDNSQLLQACRALQSGEAGGGLSLPHAEAHEFWKHQEKLQCLSLLYLFSVCHILLLVHPTCSFDITYDRVFRALDGLRQKVLPLLKTAIKDCPVGKDWKLNCRPCPPRLLFLFQLNGALKVEPPRSQDPAHPDKPKKHSPKRRLQHALEDQIYRIFRKSRVLTNQSINCLFTVPANQAFVYIVPGSQEEDPIGMLLDQLRSHCTVKDSESLLVPTPLSGPRRHQVMRQHNRQQLSFHIDSSSSSSSGQLVDFTLREFLWQHVELVLSKKGFDDSVGRNPQPSHFELPTYQKWISAAAKLYEVAIDGKEEDVASPTGELTSKILSSIKVLEGFLDIDTKFSENRCQKALPMAHSAYQSNLPHNYTMTVHKNQLAQALRVYSQHARGPAFHKYAMQLHEDCYQFWSNGHQLCEERSLTDQHCVHKFHSLPKSGEKPEADRNPPVLYHNSRARSTGACNCGRKQAPRDDPFDIKAANYDFYQLLEEKCCGKLDHINFPIFEPSTPDPAPAKNESSPAPADADADKLKEKEPQTQGESTSLSLALSLGQSTDSLGTYPADPQAGGDNPEVHGQGEVKTEKRPNLVDRQASTVEYLPGMLHSNCPKGLLPKFSSWSLVKLGPAKSYNFHTGLDQQGFIPGTNYLMPWDIVIRTRAEDEGDLDTNSWPAPNKAIPGKRSAVVMGRGRRRDDIARAFVGFEYEDSRGRRFMCSGPDKIMKVMGSGPKESALKALNSDMPLYILPSSQGRGLKPHYAQLMRLFVVVPDAPLQIILMPQVQPGPPPCPVFYPEKQEITLPPDGLWVLRFPYAYVTERGPCFPPKENVQLMSYKVLRGILKAVTQ; this is encoded by the exons ATGGCCGGTCCTGTCAGCCTGCGCGAGTTTCTGATGGGCGCCGCTGGCTCTGCGGGCTCGGACAGCCCCGCAGGGGCCCCCGCGGAGGGCGGCGAGCGCGCGGCCGGCGGCGCGGAGCCTCCGTGGCGCGAGGATGAGATCTGCGTCGTGGGTATCTTCGGCAAGACGGCGCTGCGCCTGACTTCGGAGAAGTTCTCGCTCGTGAACACGGTGTGTGACCGGCAGGTCTTTCCTCTCTTTCGCCACCAAGATCCTGGGGACCCGGAACCTGGGGTCAAGGCCGAGGTTGGCGCCGTCGGGGAAGCAGGGGGAGCCGGAGACCCCGGCACCGGTGATGCCGCTCGGGGAGGTGCAGCCGCCGCGACGACCGAGGGGAACCCACCGGAGGCGGGCACCCAGGACTACAGCCTCCTGCAAGCCTATTACAACCAGGAAAGCAAAGTTCTTTATCTCCTTCTCACCTCCATCTGCGACAATTCACAGCTTCTCCAGGCTTGCCGGGCCCTTCAAAGTGGAGAAGCTGGAGGGGGCCTCTCTTTACCTCATGCAGAAGCGCACGAGTtctggaagcatcaagagaagctgCAGTGTCTCAGTCTCCTTTATCTCTTTTCGGTCTGTCATATCCTGCTTCTGGTCCACCCCACCTGCTCCTTTGACATTACCTATGATCGGGTCTTCAGAGCCCTGGATGGGCTGAGGCAGAAAGTACTGCCCCTCCTCAAAACAGCCATTAAAGATTGTCCCGTTGGCAAAGATTGGAAgctgaactgccgaccctgcccACCTAGACTCCTTTTCCTTTTTCAACTCAACGGAGCCCTCAAAGTGGAGCCCCCGCGAAGCCAAGACCCAGCTCACCCAGACAAGCCCAAAAAACATTCTCCTAAAAGGAGACTACAGCACGCCCTGGAGGACCAAATCTATAGAATCTTCCGGAAGAGTCGTGTCTTGACTAATCAGAGCATCAACTGCCTCTTCACTGTGCCCGCCAACCAAGCGTTTGTATACATAGTCCCTGGGAGCCAGGAGGAGGACCCCATAGGCATGTTGCTGGACCAACTAAGGAGTCATTGCACTGTGAAGGATTCGGAATCTTTGTTGGTGCCTACACCTCTTTCTGGACCCAGGCGACACCAGGTCATGAGACAGCACAACCGACAACAGCTTTCCTTCCACATCGACAGCAGCAGTTCTAGTTCTTCAGGCCAGCTCGTGGATTTCACTCTTCGGGAATTCCTATGGCAGCATGTGGAGTTAGTCCTGAGCAAGAAAGGTTTTGACGACAGTGTGGGCAGAAACCCACAGCCCTCTCATTTCGAACTTCCCACTTACCAGAAATGGATTTCAGCAGCTGCCAAACTGTATGAAGTGGCTATTGATGGGAAAGAGGAGGACGTGGCATCTCCCACAGGGGAACTAACATCTAAGATTTTAAGCAGTATTAAAGTCTTGGAAGGGTTTTTGGATATTGACACCAAATTCTCAGAAAACCGGTGCCAAAAAGCTTTACCGATGGCCCACAGTGCCTACCAGTCAAATTTGCCTCATAATTACACCATGACTGTCCATAAGAATCAGCTTGCACAGGCTCTTCGAGTATACAGCCAGCATGCTAGGGGGCCGGCTTTTCACAAATATGCTATGCAGTTACATGAGGACTGCTACCAATTTTGGAGTAATGGCCATCAGCTGTGTGAGGAGAGGAGTTTAACCGATCAACACTGTGTACATAAATTTCACTCATTACCTAAATCAG GAGAAAAACCAGAGGCTGATAGGAATCCTCCAGTGCTGTATCACAATAGCCGAGCTCGATCCACTGGCGCCTGTAACTGTGGAAGGAAGCAAGCACCTCGAGACGATCCCTTTGATATCAAGGCAGCAAACTATGACTTCTATCAA CTCCTAGAAGAAAAATGCTGTGGAAAATTGGATCATATCAATTTCCCAATATTTGAACCAAGTACTCCAGATCCTGCTCCTGCCAAAAATGAGTCCTCTCCTGCccctgcagatgcagatgctgaTAAACTTAAAGAAAAAGAACCTCAAACCCAAGGGGAGAGCACAAGCCTGAGCTTAGCTTTGAGTTTAGGCCAGTCCACAGACAGCCTCGGCACCTATCCCGCTGACCCACAAGCAGGAGGAGACAACCCAGAAGTTCACGGTCAAGGAGAAGTAAAAACTGAGAAGAGACCAAACTTAGTCGATAGGCAGGCATCTACAGTTGAATATCTGCCAGGCATGCTACATTCAAATTGCCCTAAAGGCCTTCTACCCAAATTCTCCAGCTGGTCTTTGGTTAAACTAGGCCCTGCTAAATCCTATAACTTTCATACAGGTTTGGACCAACAGGGCTTCATTCCAGGAACAAACTATCTTATGCCTTGGGACATTGTCATCAGGACCAGAGCTGAAGATGAAGGAGATTTAGACACAAATTCATGGCCTGCTCCAAATAAGGCCATCCCTGGAAAGAGAAGTGCAGTGGTGATGGGAAGGGGAAGGCGGAGGGATGACATAGCTCGAGCTTTTGTGGGCTTTGAGTACGAAGACTCCCGAGGCCGACGATTCATGTGTTCAGGACCTGACAAAATAATGAAAGTAATGGGGAGCGGGCCAAAGGAGTCAGCTTTAAAAGCCCTCAACAGTGATATGCCTTTATATATCCTGCCATCGTCTCAGGGGCGAGGGCTGAAGCCACATTATGCTCAGCTTATGAGGCTTTTTGTAGTGGTTCCTGATGCTCCTTTGCAGATCATACTAATGCCTCAG
- the PRR11 gene encoding proline-rich protein 11 — MPKFKQRRRKQKAKARRFFKKREASRLLSKPVIPSPPPPPPSPEKVVLLPTVKPESRHWVRSTCNFKFPNIKDAVKLWTSRVWSMYSWCQSCIVQSLEILKNTLFPSRVYHQELHSLKQRFCILESEFCKLQETLKACSENSSCPRCTPTCHLSGKLTNRPACPPTPIGESQAVLPPTLTQPANHLPPPPPPPPPPPPPPLPPPPRPTAPLLLRKANCRKSLQAGPVKRDGPMQITVKDLLTVKLKKTQSFDERKKLVPSPKARNPLVSVSDLQRVTLKPNSQVLSARVTNVLITPGKTQLDLRKLLRKVDVERSPGGTPLTNKENMETGTGLTPVMTRALRRKFQLAHPRSPTPILPPTTGSFDEQN; from the exons ATGCCCAAGTTCAAGCAacgaagaagaaagcaaaaagccaaAGCAAGAAGATTTTTCAAGAAAAGAGAAGCCTCTCGATTGCTCTCCAAGCCAGTTATACCCTCGcctccacctcccccaccatCACCAGAAAA AGTGGTTCTTCTACCAACAGTTAAACCTGAGAGCAGACACTGGGTCAGATCAACCTGTAACTTCAAATTTCCCAATATTAAAGATGCAGTAAAACTTTGGACAAGTAGAGTGTGGTCTATGTATAGCTGGTGCCAGAGCTGCATAGTCCAG AGTTTAGAGATCTTGAAAAATACTCTCTTTCCATCCCGTGTCTACCACCAAGAACTTCACAGTTTAAAACAACGGTTTTGCATTTTGGAAAGCGAATTCTGCAAGCTCCAGGAAACACTGAAG GCCTGCTCAGAAAATTCTTCTTGTCCAAGGTGTACTCCAACGTGTCATTTGAGTGGCAAACTTACAAATAGGCCAGCCTGTCCTCCGACCCCCATTGGAGAATCTCAAGCTGTTCTTCCTCCCACACTGACGCAACCAGCCAaccatcttcctcctcctccaccaccgcctccccctcctccccctcctcctctccctcctcctccacgaCCCACGGCCCCACTGCTGCTCAGAAAAGCTAACTGCAGGAAATCGCTTCAG GCTGGACCAGTAAAAAGAGATGGGCCCATGCAGATAACAGTTAAAGATCTACTGACTGTGAAATTAAAGAAGACACAAAGTTTTGATGAAAGGAAGAAG CTTGTACCATCACCGAAGGCACGGAATCCCTTAGTCTCTGTGTCTGACCTGCAACGTGTCACACTGAAACCGAACTCCCAAGTGTTATCAGCTCGAGTCACAAATGTCTTAAT AACTCCTGGTAAAACCCAGCTGGATCTACGGAAACTACTTAGAAAAGTTGATGTAGAGAG AAGCCCAGGGGGAACCCCGCTTACCAATAAAGAAAATATGGAAACAGGAACTGGACTGACCCCAGTCATGACCCGGGCCTTAAGAAGAAAGTTCCAG CTGGCTCATCCCAGAAGCCCAACTCCAATTCTGCCACCTACCACAGGCAGCTTTGATGAACAAAACTGA